One genomic segment of Streptomyces violaceusniger Tu 4113 includes these proteins:
- a CDS encoding CpaF family protein, which yields MADTHQHPDTGGHPAPLGREALTSLLTGRLGQRRPPETPAPTTAPPASGPSASPAAVPRLAGLPGELPVGWEVIEALQADVSAELSKRDPDRILEEADRRALARSLTTSAVADWAAKYAQGNTPLTAAEETAIGAAVFNAMYRGGRLQALLDEDGVEDVMVDGTKAAVEYFDRPRRTIDRVADSHDELIAWVNRMAALSGNGERGLNQSSPMVGFRMPDGSRVTASLLTTRPSVVIRKHRIRQHGISELIQWGSLNPLLERFLIACVHARMNLLVVGDMGAGKTSLLRALGREIPAEERLVTLESDRELYLDEPGAKPGPVTFAFEARQSNGERTGDNRLAGEITISDMFATSLRYNATRVIVGEVRSTEIVPMLQAMTSGGSGSMCTMHVRRPHAIISRLVQLCTEAGMATEAAHHLIASSIDVIVYLTYRDETALGGRKHRFVSHIYEVHDVVGERGRPTTTELFAPARGEPRAVYQNMPGFIDDLELTGLFDRRWLTDNPHGAWGAPLQTVRPR from the coding sequence GTGGCTGACACACACCAGCACCCCGACACAGGCGGCCATCCCGCGCCGTTGGGCCGCGAAGCACTCACCAGCCTGCTGACCGGCCGTCTCGGCCAGCGCCGGCCGCCCGAGACACCGGCCCCCACCACGGCCCCGCCCGCGTCCGGCCCATCGGCGAGCCCGGCCGCGGTGCCGCGCCTGGCCGGCCTGCCCGGCGAGCTGCCGGTGGGCTGGGAAGTCATCGAAGCTCTGCAGGCCGATGTCTCCGCCGAACTCAGCAAACGCGACCCTGACCGGATCCTGGAAGAGGCCGACCGGCGCGCCCTGGCCCGCTCGCTCACCACGTCCGCGGTCGCCGACTGGGCCGCCAAGTACGCACAGGGCAATACCCCGCTGACCGCGGCCGAAGAGACGGCGATCGGAGCCGCGGTCTTCAACGCCATGTACCGCGGCGGCCGCCTCCAGGCCCTCCTGGACGAAGACGGCGTCGAAGACGTCATGGTCGACGGCACGAAGGCAGCGGTGGAGTATTTCGACCGGCCACGCCGGACCATCGACCGTGTCGCCGACTCCCACGACGAACTCATCGCCTGGGTCAACCGCATGGCCGCCCTGTCCGGCAACGGCGAGCGCGGGCTGAACCAGTCCAGCCCGATGGTGGGCTTCCGTATGCCCGACGGCTCCCGGGTCACCGCCTCGTTGCTGACCACACGCCCCTCGGTGGTCATCCGCAAGCACCGCATCCGCCAGCACGGCATCAGCGAACTCATCCAGTGGGGATCCTTGAACCCGCTGCTGGAGCGGTTCCTCATCGCGTGCGTTCACGCCCGCATGAACCTACTGGTCGTCGGCGACATGGGGGCGGGCAAGACCAGCCTGCTGCGCGCACTGGGCCGTGAAATCCCGGCCGAAGAGCGCCTGGTCACCCTCGAATCCGACCGCGAGCTCTACCTGGATGAACCCGGCGCCAAACCGGGCCCGGTCACCTTCGCTTTCGAGGCCCGTCAGTCCAACGGCGAACGCACCGGCGACAACCGGCTCGCGGGCGAGATCACCATCTCCGACATGTTCGCCACCTCCCTGCGCTACAACGCCACCCGCGTCATCGTCGGCGAGGTCCGATCGACCGAAATCGTGCCGATGCTGCAGGCCATGACCTCCGGTGGCTCCGGATCCATGTGCACCATGCACGTCCGCCGGCCGCACGCCATCATCAGCCGCCTGGTCCAGCTGTGCACCGAGGCCGGCATGGCCACCGAGGCCGCTCACCACCTCATCGCCTCCTCCATCGACGTCATCGTCTACCTCACCTACCGAGACGAGACCGCGCTCGGCGGCAGGAAACACCGGTTCGTCTCCCACATCTACGAGGTCCACGACGTCGTCGGCGAACGCGGGCGGCCAACGACCACCGAGCTCTTCGCCCCCGCCCGCGGCGAGCCGCGGGCGGTCTACCAGAACATGCCGGGCTTCATCGACGACCTCGAGCTCACCGGCCTGTTCGACCGGCGCTGGCTGACCGACAACCCGCACGGCGCCTGGGGTGCCCCCCTGCAGACGGTGAGACCGCGATGA
- a CDS encoding SAF domain-containing protein, producing MEPPAAPTVPRPKSPPRPEVPITTTPPVKRERRWSVAALCVVLAVLCGLGAAAAVTSASDRKQVLAVARDVPAGQALTAADLSVAEVSSDAALTPVPAADKAGVIGKRPAVDLRKGGLLTTSQLAGGTGLGDDQQQVGVQIKRGQAPAGTLAPGDKVLAVSTPAQGDEQAAKDDGPPSTIEAAVVSVSRPDASGTVVVNLAVAATDGPTLATRAAMGRIALVREPRSN from the coding sequence ATGGAACCCCCCGCAGCGCCGACGGTCCCGCGCCCGAAGAGTCCGCCCCGGCCCGAGGTGCCCATCACCACCACTCCCCCGGTCAAGCGGGAACGCCGCTGGTCGGTCGCCGCGCTCTGCGTCGTCCTGGCCGTGCTGTGCGGCCTGGGTGCGGCTGCGGCTGTCACCTCCGCCAGCGACCGTAAGCAGGTTCTGGCCGTCGCCCGGGACGTCCCCGCGGGTCAGGCGCTCACCGCTGCCGACCTGAGCGTGGCAGAGGTCTCCTCCGACGCGGCCCTCACGCCGGTCCCGGCGGCGGACAAGGCCGGCGTCATCGGCAAGCGGCCCGCCGTCGACCTGCGTAAGGGCGGCCTGCTCACCACCTCGCAACTGGCCGGCGGCACCGGGCTCGGCGACGACCAGCAGCAGGTCGGTGTCCAGATCAAGCGCGGCCAGGCCCCGGCCGGCACGCTCGCCCCCGGTGACAAGGTCCTGGCCGTGTCCACCCCCGCCCAGGGCGACGAGCAGGCCGCCAAGGACGACGGTCCGCCGTCCACGATCGAGGCCGCCGTCGTCTCGGTTTCCCGCCCCGACGCCTCCGGCACCGTCGTGGTCAATCTGGCCGTGGCCGCCACCGACGGCCCGACCCTGGCCACGCGTGCCGCGATGGGCCGCATTGCGCTGGTCCGTGAACCGCGGAGTAACTGA
- a CDS encoding replication-relaxation family protein translates to MPYPHSAPLGAGPIGQQAMTVLYQHRLVSTLQMHRLLTPHHTRAEYVRRQLHQLRESGLVGVVGRRVHGQTDLLWWLTEKGATAVEAVGLLPQRPYRMSAEAAAGPLQEHTLATVSTGLAFVEWARRLGHECGALDWSPEIAHYYRDENRPGEDLSLIPDAVLNYVHTEGRQRTLLTFFVEVDRCQMTIARLAQKVHAYARYHQYAPQPAARAARRASRTPAWRSRYPAFPRVLLVLTGASASRLERRIADLRSLAAADPILATTTVRAGVTTLDQLHDQGPFAPIVTPVLGPAEHTDAWLRLSTAAA, encoded by the coding sequence ATGCCGTACCCGCATTCCGCGCCGCTGGGCGCGGGCCCGATCGGGCAGCAGGCCATGACGGTCCTGTACCAGCACCGCCTGGTCTCCACCCTCCAGATGCACCGCCTCCTCACACCGCACCACACCCGCGCCGAATACGTGCGCCGTCAGCTCCACCAGCTTCGCGAGTCTGGCCTGGTCGGCGTCGTGGGGCGTCGGGTCCACGGGCAGACGGATCTGCTGTGGTGGCTTACCGAGAAAGGAGCCACTGCTGTTGAGGCCGTGGGTCTGCTTCCGCAGCGCCCGTACCGGATGAGCGCCGAAGCTGCCGCCGGTCCGCTGCAGGAGCACACCCTTGCCACCGTCTCCACCGGCCTGGCCTTTGTGGAGTGGGCCCGGCGTCTGGGTCACGAATGCGGCGCGCTCGACTGGTCTCCGGAGATCGCGCACTACTACCGGGACGAGAACCGGCCCGGTGAGGACCTTTCTCTGATCCCCGACGCGGTCTTGAACTACGTCCACACCGAGGGCAGGCAGCGCACGCTGCTGACGTTCTTCGTCGAGGTCGACCGCTGCCAGATGACCATCGCCCGGCTCGCCCAGAAGGTCCATGCCTACGCCCGCTACCACCAGTACGCCCCCCAGCCCGCCGCTCGCGCCGCCCGCCGCGCCTCCAGGACACCGGCCTGGCGCAGCCGCTACCCAGCTTTCCCCCGTGTGCTCCTGGTGCTGACCGGTGCCTCGGCCTCCCGCCTGGAGCGGCGCATCGCGGACCTGCGCAGCCTCGCGGCCGCCGATCCCATCCTGGCCACCACAACGGTCCGCGCCGGCGTCACTACCCTCGACCAGCTGCACGACCAGGGCCCGTTCGCGCCCATCGTCACTCCCGTACTCGGCCCGGCCGAGCACACCGACGCCTGGCTACGCCTCAGCACCGCAGCGGCCTGA
- a CDS encoding protein-L-isoaspartate O-methyltransferase family protein: protein MTAVADAAELVPERHYTHHEGRGATPHRSNPAVIHRELTTLDVHPGMNVLEAGTGSGYSGALLAQLVGPTGQVTSLDVNDYLVRWANLIHHERGIRTVHCHTADATVGDFPQRAPYDRMVAWCTPPLLPRSWVDQIAEGGLIVAPLPIAAVPHNTVVATIRVRSGEPVVEAVATGGYIETTTWPKTDLDLPGRWVDWENRVPAPSWISIAWRDLDDRLHTGARTALRQLLKDAHTEPYDGPDINWHSWRTYAACLADPQLTQAGLRPEQRALGHTTATTAAVIQQDGTILADHPDSPSLTTLRGWLTAWENAGRPAPDTYTPNLTQHDEPGLTGWKLRLER from the coding sequence GTGACTGCTGTCGCCGACGCCGCCGAGCTCGTCCCCGAGCGCCACTACACCCACCACGAAGGCCGAGGCGCCACCCCGCACCGCTCCAACCCGGCCGTGATCCACCGCGAGCTGACCACACTCGACGTCCACCCGGGCATGAACGTCCTTGAAGCCGGCACCGGCTCCGGCTACTCCGGCGCCCTCCTCGCTCAGCTCGTCGGGCCCACCGGACAGGTGACCAGCCTCGACGTCAACGACTACCTCGTACGGTGGGCCAACCTCATCCACCACGAACGCGGCATCCGCACCGTGCACTGCCACACCGCCGACGCCACCGTCGGCGACTTCCCCCAACGCGCCCCCTATGACCGGATGGTCGCCTGGTGCACCCCGCCGCTGCTGCCCCGATCATGGGTCGACCAGATCGCCGAGGGCGGGCTGATCGTCGCCCCGCTGCCGATCGCCGCCGTGCCCCACAACACCGTGGTCGCCACCATCCGCGTCCGCAGCGGCGAACCGGTCGTGGAGGCCGTGGCCACCGGCGGATACATCGAGACCACCACCTGGCCCAAGACCGACCTCGATCTACCCGGCCGCTGGGTGGACTGGGAAAACCGGGTCCCCGCACCCTCCTGGATCTCCATCGCCTGGCGCGACCTGGACGACCGCCTCCACACCGGCGCCCGCACCGCCCTCCGGCAGCTCCTCAAGGACGCACACACCGAGCCGTACGACGGGCCCGACATCAACTGGCACTCCTGGCGAACCTACGCCGCCTGTCTCGCCGACCCTCAGCTGACCCAAGCCGGACTCCGCCCCGAGCAGCGGGCGCTCGGTCACACCACCGCCACCACGGCCGCCGTCATCCAGCAAGACGGCACGATCCTCGCCGACCACCCCGACTCACCCTCCCTGACCACCCTGCGCGGCTGGCTCACCGCCTGGGAAAACGCCGGACGCCCCGCCCCCGACACCTACACACCAAACCTGACCCAACACGACGAACCAGGACTAACAGGCTGGAAACTTCGTCTCGAACGCTAA
- a CDS encoding helix-turn-helix domain-containing protein yields the protein MFDTGVGHPLVYARRMLGWSQEGLAARIRAAGIRRGTPVATTKKTVYWWERGRKPDELTQALIADVFEISDELREQLPWPYWLPSPQVPELYRPWTAAGTVDALGDVLRSGRMDRREFTILSGVTLTTLLHGFLTAEPAIAHAAAGGGRRISPAMVDHIADQITDLQRADDTHGGGDLVFEAEGLLSLTHHLLQTGSFPAERVKRRLYAQAADLGRMCGWMHFDIGRHAAGQRHFVAALKSASSSEDALLAANVLAFMSIQAYSTGHPDDADAMVRTAQTAVRGRSTPVVDAMLSARQARALAKAGETRDCYQALNRAVAHLERGPRDDDPPWAYWVNQAEIDMLTGSCMLDLGDAAAAQRKFTEADASYGPEYVRTHVLYLTRMATAQLQQRQVDAACASTGQALTLAAGVHSGRSSDHVRDAVKQLIPYRGEPAVHDLLDRAKTVTT from the coding sequence GTGTTCGACACCGGTGTCGGCCATCCGCTGGTCTACGCACGCCGAATGCTCGGCTGGTCCCAGGAGGGGCTGGCCGCCCGCATCCGAGCCGCTGGCATAAGGCGCGGCACTCCGGTGGCCACCACGAAGAAGACCGTCTACTGGTGGGAACGCGGCCGAAAGCCCGACGAGCTCACCCAGGCGCTGATCGCCGACGTGTTCGAGATATCCGACGAGCTCCGGGAGCAACTGCCGTGGCCGTACTGGCTTCCCAGCCCCCAGGTTCCGGAGCTGTACCGCCCGTGGACGGCCGCCGGTACCGTGGACGCACTGGGCGATGTGCTGAGGAGCGGCCGCATGGACCGTCGCGAATTCACGATTCTCTCCGGCGTCACGCTGACCACGCTCTTACACGGCTTTCTCACCGCCGAGCCCGCCATCGCCCACGCAGCGGCCGGCGGCGGACGCCGTATCAGCCCCGCCATGGTGGACCACATCGCCGACCAGATCACCGACCTCCAGCGCGCGGATGACACGCACGGCGGCGGTGATCTCGTCTTCGAGGCCGAAGGTCTCCTGTCCCTGACACACCACCTGCTCCAGACCGGCTCCTTCCCCGCAGAACGAGTGAAGCGACGGCTGTACGCGCAGGCCGCCGACCTCGGGCGCATGTGCGGCTGGATGCACTTCGACATCGGCCGGCACGCCGCCGGGCAGCGGCACTTCGTGGCAGCGCTCAAGTCCGCCAGCAGCAGCGAAGATGCCCTGCTCGCCGCGAACGTCCTGGCCTTCATGTCCATCCAGGCGTACTCCACGGGGCATCCGGACGACGCCGACGCAATGGTCCGCACCGCACAGACCGCCGTACGCGGCCGCTCCACCCCCGTGGTCGATGCGATGCTTTCCGCCCGCCAGGCCCGCGCCCTGGCCAAAGCCGGTGAGACTCGAGACTGCTACCAGGCGCTCAACCGCGCCGTCGCCCACTTGGAGCGTGGCCCCCGGGACGATGACCCTCCGTGGGCCTACTGGGTCAACCAAGCGGAGATCGACATGCTGACGGGCTCATGCATGCTCGACCTCGGCGATGCCGCGGCCGCGCAGCGGAAGTTCACGGAGGCTGATGCCTCCTACGGTCCCGAATACGTCCGCACCCACGTGCTGTACCTCACCCGCATGGCCACCGCCCAGCTCCAGCAGCGCCAAGTGGACGCCGCATGCGCGTCCACCGGCCAGGCTCTGACCCTCGCCGCCGGCGTCCACTCCGGACGCAGCAGTGACCACGTCCGCGACGCCGTCAAGCAGCTCATCCCCTACCGGGGCGAACCGGCTGTACACGACCTCCTCGACCGCGCCAAAACGGTAACCACCTGA
- a CDS encoding albusnodin/ikarugamycin family macrolactam cyclase, producing the protein MRWITGRSGRTGPLRPHGGAELVGLDAWACGFESWQVRTVAQPQARVAIVGDCFATAGQLEAAPSLAAAGRWRELTRWPGSYLVVARVRATTAVLGDLAGLYPVYYHHNAGGVRWATAAAPLAAAHGQEPDPAMAAAAMVFPQPGLFPGRSLFAGVARVPPGCLLLLDQGRARVEPYEGEVAPLPLAEAAGQLRQTLGEAVSARLAAHPHASFDLAGLDSSTLACLGARERPVTAATFTDERLRNDDLAYATRTAAAVPGLTHHVVAGGPHTDYYTGIAENGGQPVTDAPNAYVVTAAMKDAALDVAHEHGSTLHFTGAAGDTVLGSSIVYLSDLLRERRWATAYAHARLHARTLRSSPREVLARARPAARRPLVEDLRRAAMVLRRPPQWWAPAASRPWGWATMLATADWLTPDARRLLAEELEHAADQWSGDTRRPEALAVFTDRQEVEQIGRDLAQFADAVYAVCGIHIAAPYLDNEVLRLCLAVPAEERAHPGSYKPLLRGMREVVPDFVLARTTKGLMNTVCFDGIRRHEGAIRDLLGPASRLAENGLLDPGRPGQSLERVRNGLPAPLGAIHLAVTVEAWWRGISSDAGTWWEVTRDEARAATA; encoded by the coding sequence ATGCGCTGGATCACTGGTCGCAGCGGCCGGACGGGACCGCTGCGGCCCCACGGCGGGGCCGAGCTCGTCGGTCTGGATGCGTGGGCCTGCGGCTTCGAGTCATGGCAGGTCCGTACCGTCGCTCAGCCCCAGGCGAGGGTGGCGATCGTCGGCGACTGCTTCGCGACGGCGGGACAGTTGGAGGCCGCGCCGTCTCTGGCGGCGGCCGGGCGGTGGCGCGAGCTGACCCGCTGGCCTGGCTCCTACCTGGTGGTTGCCCGCGTCAGGGCCACCACCGCCGTCCTCGGTGACCTGGCCGGGCTCTACCCCGTCTACTACCACCACAACGCCGGTGGCGTGCGGTGGGCCACCGCCGCCGCTCCACTCGCTGCCGCACACGGCCAGGAGCCCGACCCGGCGATGGCGGCCGCGGCCATGGTCTTCCCCCAGCCCGGTCTCTTCCCTGGGCGGTCACTGTTCGCAGGCGTGGCCCGGGTGCCTCCCGGCTGCCTGCTGCTGCTCGACCAGGGCCGGGCAAGGGTAGAGCCGTACGAGGGGGAGGTGGCCCCGCTGCCACTGGCCGAGGCCGCCGGGCAACTGCGGCAGACGCTGGGCGAGGCCGTCAGCGCGCGTCTGGCCGCCCACCCGCACGCGTCGTTCGACCTGGCAGGGCTGGACTCCTCCACACTCGCCTGCCTCGGCGCCCGCGAACGGCCGGTGACGGCGGCGACGTTCACCGATGAGCGCCTGCGCAACGACGACCTCGCGTACGCGACCCGCACCGCCGCGGCAGTGCCCGGCCTGACGCACCACGTCGTCGCCGGCGGGCCGCACACGGACTACTACACCGGCATCGCCGAAAACGGCGGACAGCCGGTGACCGACGCACCGAACGCGTACGTGGTCACCGCGGCGATGAAGGACGCTGCCCTCGACGTCGCCCACGAACACGGCAGCACCCTGCACTTCACCGGCGCCGCGGGCGACACCGTGCTCGGCTCCTCGATCGTCTACCTCTCCGACCTGCTGCGCGAGCGCCGCTGGGCAACCGCGTACGCCCACGCGCGGCTGCACGCCCGTACGCTGCGCTCCTCACCGCGCGAGGTGCTGGCCCGTGCCCGCCCAGCGGCCCGCCGCCCCCTGGTGGAGGATCTACGCCGGGCCGCGATGGTGCTGCGGCGGCCGCCACAGTGGTGGGCACCAGCTGCTTCCCGCCCATGGGGCTGGGCGACGATGCTGGCCACAGCCGACTGGCTCACCCCGGACGCCCGCCGGTTACTCGCCGAGGAGCTGGAGCACGCCGCCGATCAGTGGTCCGGTGATACCCGGCGTCCGGAAGCGCTGGCGGTCTTCACCGACCGGCAGGAGGTCGAGCAGATCGGCCGGGACCTCGCGCAGTTCGCGGACGCCGTGTACGCCGTGTGCGGCATCCACATCGCCGCCCCGTACCTCGACAACGAAGTCCTGCGGCTGTGCCTGGCCGTCCCGGCCGAGGAGCGCGCCCATCCCGGCAGCTACAAGCCGCTGCTGCGCGGGATGCGCGAGGTGGTGCCGGACTTCGTCCTCGCCCGTACGACGAAGGGACTCATGAACACCGTGTGCTTCGACGGCATCCGCCGCCACGAAGGCGCGATCCGCGATCTGCTCGGCCCTGCCTCCCGGCTCGCTGAGAACGGCCTGCTGGACCCCGGCCGTCCCGGGCAGTCCCTGGAGCGCGTCCGGAACGGCCTGCCCGCGCCGTTGGGCGCAATCCACCTCGCGGTGACCGTCGAAGCCTGGTGGCGCGGCATCTCCAGCGACGCCGGCACCTGGTGGGAGGTGACGCGCGATGAGGCCCGCGCTGCGACTGCGTAA
- a CDS encoding lasso peptide biosynthesis B2 protein: MLLALPFPLAVRAARTARLVGRRPLTERHGQQLVEAVKWAGRRMPHRLACLETSLAAMLAAALLGRRLTWCVGVRFTPPPIEFHAWVALDNGDPVGEDTTAGWHHRPAVEI; encoded by the coding sequence GTGCTGCTGGCCCTGCCCTTCCCCCTCGCCGTGCGGGCCGCCCGAACAGCCCGCCTTGTCGGCCGCCGGCCCCTCACCGAGCGGCACGGCCAGCAGCTTGTGGAGGCCGTGAAATGGGCGGGCCGCCGCATGCCGCACCGGCTGGCCTGCCTGGAGACCTCGCTCGCCGCGATGCTCGCCGCCGCTCTTCTCGGGCGCCGACTCACCTGGTGCGTCGGCGTGCGCTTCACCCCACCCCCGATCGAGTTCCACGCCTGGGTGGCCCTGGACAACGGCGATCCGGTCGGCGAGGACACCACTGCCGGGTGGCACCACCGCCCCGCCGTCGAAATCTGA
- a CDS encoding protein-L-isoaspartate O-methyltransferase family protein, with protein MTLTTTASDAVARAAAAVPEQHYTHHPRRGATIHRSNPSVIHRELRALDVHEGMRVLEIGTGSGYSGALLSQLVGDEGRVVSLDINAFLAKWANRIHDERGLTNIGCRPADGQLGWPEDAPYDRIIAWATPPLLPATWMDQLAADGSVVAPLPLAQLPHVTAVARIRIQAQDRQPAVTEVVHGGYTEMVAQSKSDEDVPGRWVDWLDYHPETRWISTAWRHKDTYRSYGAHDALQALTSQHRHTEPYTAIPPGPEWYFLVSCFAATGDPHLTMAGIDGGFAIGHSEPGGHAAVLHKEHGLIIADAPDSPSLTVLRSWLEQWQREGTTQLTPRLVTGEQTSANTGWHLRLTRAS; from the coding sequence GTGACGCTGACCACCACCGCATCCGACGCGGTCGCCCGCGCGGCCGCCGCCGTCCCCGAGCAGCACTACACCCACCATCCCCGGCGGGGGGCCACGATCCACCGCTCCAACCCTTCCGTCATTCACCGCGAACTACGGGCGCTGGACGTCCACGAGGGGATGCGTGTGCTGGAGATCGGCACCGGGTCCGGCTATTCCGGCGCACTTCTGTCCCAACTCGTCGGAGACGAGGGCCGGGTGGTCAGCCTCGACATCAATGCTTTCCTCGCGAAGTGGGCCAATCGCATCCACGACGAACGCGGCCTGACGAACATCGGCTGCCGCCCGGCTGACGGACAACTCGGCTGGCCCGAGGACGCCCCCTACGACCGCATCATCGCCTGGGCCACTCCGCCCCTGCTCCCCGCGACCTGGATGGACCAGCTCGCCGCCGACGGATCGGTCGTCGCGCCGCTCCCGCTCGCCCAGCTGCCGCATGTCACCGCAGTCGCTCGCATCCGCATCCAGGCCCAGGACCGGCAGCCAGCCGTCACCGAGGTGGTCCACGGCGGATATACCGAGATGGTGGCCCAGTCCAAGTCAGACGAGGACGTCCCGGGCCGGTGGGTCGACTGGCTCGACTACCATCCGGAAACTCGGTGGATCTCCACCGCCTGGCGCCACAAGGACACCTACCGCTCCTACGGCGCCCACGACGCCCTCCAGGCCCTGACCTCCCAGCACCGCCACACCGAGCCCTACACGGCCATCCCACCTGGACCCGAGTGGTACTTCCTCGTCTCCTGCTTCGCCGCAACCGGCGACCCCCATCTGACGATGGCCGGCATCGACGGCGGCTTCGCCATCGGGCACAGCGAGCCGGGTGGCCACGCCGCCGTCCTCCACAAGGAGCACGGACTGATCATCGCCGACGCTCCCGACTCCCCCTCGCTGACCGTTCTCCGCTCGTGGCTGGAGCAGTGGCAGCGGGAAGGGACAACTCAGCTCACGCCACGGCTCGTAACCGGGGAGCAGACAAGCGCGAACACTGGCTGGCACCTGCGCCTCACCCGCGCGTCATGA
- a CDS encoding C40 family peptidase, translating to MNRRRALLAAGLGTPLILIVLVILLTTAAVAALGRDQQARLNSQAAQKTACTRNNTDTTVDTAAVTEQVQAVLSGSHAKASKPAQGLERPQEQIPNAKIIQEEGEARRVPPRGQVIAIATALQESRLRNLSSGDRDSLGLFQQRPSWGTPEQRQDPRRASRKFYSRLLKVKGWQQLPLTEAAQKVQRSGFPDAYAQWEPLATALQHALTNTPAGDGGDGNDQQQTDAAALVALFGHTSCGQTDTSRDDSDGSKFGKIPAGARPDGYQIPADAPPQVRTALRWALDQLGTPYQWGGTCTNPHGKNPTERCDCSSLMQRAYGVAGVKLTRTTYTQVREGRSVSVNVLKPGDLLFTHDGPKGPGHVGMYMGHGLIVHAPQTGDVVRVTKLAAWKRGIVAARRLIN from the coding sequence ATGAACCGCCGCCGAGCCCTGCTCGCCGCAGGGCTCGGCACGCCCCTCATCCTCATCGTCCTGGTGATCCTCCTCACGACCGCCGCGGTAGCCGCCCTGGGACGAGACCAGCAGGCCCGGCTGAACAGCCAGGCAGCCCAGAAGACCGCCTGCACCCGCAACAACACGGACACCACCGTCGACACCGCCGCGGTCACCGAACAGGTCCAGGCCGTCCTCAGCGGCAGCCACGCCAAGGCATCCAAGCCGGCACAGGGCCTGGAGCGCCCCCAGGAGCAGATCCCGAACGCGAAGATCATCCAGGAAGAAGGCGAGGCGAGGCGCGTCCCGCCGCGAGGACAGGTGATCGCGATCGCGACAGCGCTCCAGGAATCCCGGCTCCGCAACCTCAGCAGCGGGGACCGCGACAGCCTGGGCCTGTTCCAGCAGCGCCCCAGCTGGGGGACGCCTGAGCAGCGGCAAGACCCCCGGCGCGCGTCACGGAAGTTCTACTCGAGGCTGCTGAAGGTCAAAGGGTGGCAGCAGCTGCCGCTCACCGAAGCAGCCCAGAAGGTCCAGCGTTCCGGATTCCCCGACGCCTACGCCCAGTGGGAGCCCCTCGCCACCGCGCTACAGCACGCTCTCACCAACACCCCGGCAGGAGACGGCGGAGACGGAAACGACCAGCAGCAGACCGACGCGGCCGCGCTCGTCGCCCTGTTCGGACACACCTCGTGCGGCCAAACCGACACCTCCCGTGATGACAGCGACGGCAGCAAGTTCGGGAAGATCCCGGCCGGCGCGCGTCCCGACGGCTACCAGATCCCAGCCGACGCACCCCCGCAGGTCCGTACCGCCCTGCGGTGGGCGCTCGACCAGCTCGGGACGCCGTACCAGTGGGGCGGCACCTGCACCAACCCCCACGGCAAGAATCCGACGGAGCGGTGCGACTGCTCATCGCTGATGCAGCGGGCCTACGGCGTCGCCGGCGTCAAGCTCACCCGCACCACCTACACCCAGGTCCGTGAAGGCCGCTCCGTCAGCGTCAACGTGCTCAAGCCCGGCGATCTGCTCTTCACCCATGACGGGCCGAAAGGCCCCGGGCACGTTGGCATGTACATGGGACACGGCTTGATCGTTCACGCTCCCCAGACGGGCGACGTCGTCCGCGTAACCAAGCTCGCTGCCTGGAAACGAGGCATCGTCGCCGCCCGTCGACTCATCAACTGA